A stretch of Aedes aegypti strain LVP_AGWG chromosome 2, AaegL5.0 Primary Assembly, whole genome shotgun sequence DNA encodes these proteins:
- the LOC5578265 gene encoding UBX domain-containing protein 6 produces MSNKLKKFIAKQKLKFGAAGSGRKLNSEVPQPCSSSQKAHSSFSRDVYVPPKRKELSAEAKAAAEAALARVQSTDKKEFNTSLAAIKAQVRRELEMERKAKESTLQEGSSGDNNADNERKDLAVQGVFFRCPLISEEILPRKEWKVKIKDFLYEQMQHERGLSACLIVYNCNPKEKYEPCVETLIKCLENIQNNPNEEKYKKIRMTNRMFCDKIKVCEGALELLHAAGFEEITIDDEPYLIWSEENMESETTLQSLIEALKCSEPIHLELDRNIQVLLPSQVRRTNLPDDFYRISPEEIKREQLRRTQALEDAQILKTKAMREKEELRTLNRYKFTLIRVRFPNGVFLQGTFNVYEKLSQVYEFVQSCLMHEASEFVLISSTEQRFTEADFDKSLYDLKLVPTILFNFSYENESQQLSDYLKEELMLLIQSI; encoded by the coding sequence ATGTCCAACAAACTAAAGAAATTCATCGCCAAGCAGAAGCTGAAGTTTGGTGCCGCTGGTTCCGGACGAAAGTTAAACTCCGAAGTCCCGCAGCCCTGCAGCTCATCGCAAAAAGCTCATTCATCTTTTAGCAGAGATGTTTATGTACCACCAAAGCGGAAGGAGCTTTCAGCCGAAGCAAAGGCAGCTGCTGAAGCTGCATTAGCACGTGTTCAAAGCACGGATAAAAAGGAGTTCAACACTTCTCTGGCAGCAATCAAGGCTCAAGTTCGTCGTGAGTTGGAAATGGAACGCAAAGCAAAAGAATCAACCCTTCAAGAAGGTTCCAGTGGAGATAACAATGCTGACAATGAAAGGAAAGACCTCGCTGTCCAAGGCGTTTTCTTCCGATGTCCACTAATCAGCGAAGAAATTCTGCCTCGTAAAGAGTGGAAAGTTAAGATCAAAGACTTCTTATACGAACAAATGCAACACGAGAGAGGCCTGTCGGCATGTTTGATAGTATACAATTGTAATCCTAAAGAAAAATACGAACCATGTGTCGAAACTCTTATCAAATGCTTAGAAAACATACAGAACAACCCCAATGAAGAGAAGTATAAGAAAATAAGGATGACCAATAGAATGTTCTGCGACAAGATTAAGGTTTGTGAAGGAGCATTGGAACTTTTGCATGCTGCTGGCTTTGAGGAAATCACAATAGACGATGAACCTTATTTGATTTGGTCAGAAGAAAATATGGAATCCGAAACTACCCTTCAGAGCCTCATAGAAGCACTGAAATGTTCCGAACCCATCCATTTGGAGTTGGATCGTAACATTCAGGTGCTTCTACCGTCCCAGGTTCGCAGAACCAATCTTCCGGATGATTTCTACCGTATATCCCCTGAAGAAATCAAACGCGAGCAACTACGACGCACGCAGGCATTGGAGGATGCCCAAATTCTTAAAACCAAAGCAATGCGAGAAAAGGAAGAACTGCGCACCCTCAACCGTTACAAGTTTACGCTGATAAGAGTTCGCTTTCCTAACGGGGTTTTTCTGCAAGGAACCTTCAACGTGTACGAAAAGCTGTCCcaagtgtatgaatttgtacaGTCCTGCCTAATGCATGAAGCGTCGGAATTTGTCCTGATCTCATCTACCGAACAGCGATTCACGGAAGCCGACTTTGACAAATCGCTGTACGACCTAAAATTGGTTCCCACGATTTTGTTTAACTTTAGCTACGAAAACGAGTCCCAGCAACTGAGTGATTACCTGAAGGAGGAACTTATGCTGCTTATTCAATCTATCTAG